The Mesorhizobium sp. M3A.F.Ca.ET.080.04.2.1 genome contains the following window.
CCCACGGCCATGCTGGTGTTCCTCTCCTGCCTCATCATAGCGGCTTCGCGCAAGAACACCATAAAAAATGATTTGGACGTTCCATTTTCTACCAAAATGGATTAATTCATCCATGTCATCTACCCCTATCTCGGAGACATCGACATGGTCGGAGTGGGCCTCATCGGCACGGGCTTCATGGGCAAGTGCCACGCCATCGCATGGAACGCGGTCGGCACCGTCTTCCCTGATGTCGACAAGCCGAGGCTGGTGCATCTTGGCGAGGTGACCGACGAGCTTGCCCGGCGCAAGGCCGGCGAGTTCGGCTTCGCCAAGGGATCCGGCGACTGGCGGGCCGTGGTCAACGATCCGGAAGTCGAGGTCGTCTCGCTGACCACGCCCAACCAGTTCCATCCGGAAATGGCGATCGCCATCCTGGAAGCCGGCAAACATCTTTGGTGCGAGAAGCCGATGGCGCCGGGCTTCGACGAGGCCGAGGCGATGGCGAAGGCGGCCAGGACATCCGGCAAGGTGGCCGCGCTCGGCTACAACTACATCCAGAACCCGGCGATCCGGCACATCGGCGCGCTGCTCGAGGAAAAGGTCATCGGCGAGGTCAATCTCGTGCGGATCGAGATGGACGAGGACTTCATGGCCGACCCCGACGCGCTGTTCTTCTGGAAGCATGAGGCCGCCTCCGGCTATGGCGCGCTCGACGATTTCGCCGTGCACCCGCTGTCGCTGATCAAGGTGCTGTTCGGCCGCGTCGCCCGCGTCATGTGCGACATGGTCAAACCCTATGCCGACCGGCAGGTCGCGTCCGGCGGGCGCCGCGCGGTCGAGACCTACGACATCGCCAGCGTGCTGATGCATCTGGAGAACGGCGTCGCCGGCACGCTGCTGGTCAACCGCTCGGCCTGGGGCCGCAAGGGCCGCATCGCCATCCAGATCTTCGGCTCGAAGGGCTCGATCCTCTACGACCAGGAGCGGATGAACGAGTTCCAGCTCTACCTCACCGCCGACCGGCCGACCGAACAGG
Protein-coding sequences here:
- a CDS encoding Gfo/Idh/MocA family oxidoreductase, which produces MVGVGLIGTGFMGKCHAIAWNAVGTVFPDVDKPRLVHLGEVTDELARRKAGEFGFAKGSGDWRAVVNDPEVEVVSLTTPNQFHPEMAIAILEAGKHLWCEKPMAPGFDEAEAMAKAARTSGKVAALGYNYIQNPAIRHIGALLEEKVIGEVNLVRIEMDEDFMADPDALFFWKHEAASGYGALDDFAVHPLSLIKVLFGRVARVMCDMVKPYADRQVASGGRRAVETYDIASVLMHLENGVAGTLLVNRSAWGRKGRIAIQIFGSKGSILYDQERMNEFQLYLTADRPTEQGYRTILVAPHHKPYGAFVPAPGHGLGFNDLKMIECRELLMRIAGKPARIIDFDEGLEIERTVHAMARSFQEQRWMDVR